The Camelus dromedarius isolate mCamDro1 chromosome 36, mCamDro1.pat, whole genome shotgun sequence genome segment AACCAGTATAACCATAGTGCAAAAAATGGAAGCATTTATTCAATACTGAATGAAAAAACTAATATACGAAATGGAATTCAAATGCTAATACAAGTATTACAGTGTCTTAAAACTGCCTAGAGAACTCTTCAAATATACAACATGTACAGTAGCCAGAGTCCTAGAGAAGTTCGTGCAGAAAATTCTATAGTGAGTGATTTGGACATTTCAGTAACTCTGCAGTTTCTTCAAACctgaaatacaataaataaataatatattaagtaaataacTGATTTGTAATGAGGCATGGAATCTAGGTTGTTGAAATTATGCTTTTGAGCCTAAAATAAATTTCACTGCTTATTTATAGGCACAGTTACTGTGAATGATGAGTATTCTATAGCCACATTCTATAGTCAGAAAGTTATGAGTTAATTCGTGGAGCATAAGTTATTTCAGTACATctcaaatttcaaaaacaaaattatagtttTTTAAGTAGTAGGCTGCATGATAATCCTATGCCATTTCATGTCTTATTTCCTTTCAACTGCTTTTGAGACAAATCATGTAATTTCACGTTTTTGTTAGATCAAAGTTCCATATTTAGTTTTTACCATGCCAATAATTGTCTAAAGGACTGAAAACGTTATAGCAATACTTAAATGTCTCCAAACCACCTATctacataatttattattttcacaaAGTGGGTATCAAAAATAGACAATTTCTTGATGAACTatcaaccaaaaatgtctctgcACTCTTTAATCTGCAATTAATTCCATTAACAACGTTTTACATCACTTGCTGGAAACAAAAACAGTGACTCATCTCGCAAACACATAACGGTGGGTGGATTTATCATCCACCGGGGTCCTGAAGGAAATTCCACACCTGACTGAGGGACCTTCAGGGTCTGAAACACGTATGCATGCTCTGTGTGCACTGAAACCTGACACAAGCCCCTACAGAGACGCGGATTTCTGTTGCCCTTTTCTgttacttacatttttttcatcctttccatTTTCTGGATTGTTGtttcctttaatttaaaaagcaacaaatttAGGCAATTTCTCAAAGCAAACCATAAAGATGGTCTGTGAACATAGAAAACACAGTCTAAAACAATGCATtaagttctgtttatttattgCAAAGAATCTTTATGGGATTAAGATTTACAGTTTCACTGTTTTTCTTGCCAGTGGCACCTACGACTGAATCTAATGCCTGCTCGGCCTCCCGACCTCGGAGGGGGAATCATCTATGTCGGCGCCAGTTCCTCTTACCTCGGAAATCTCTCTCAAACCACAGTAGTTAACGGTGGAGGCCCGGGGAGTTGAATCCGACGACACTGTGCTGTAGCCAGAGGACAGAGGGACGCCTGCTTGCCTCTCCCCTTTGCTTTTTCTGTCTGCGGAGAAATTAACTTGTAGATTACCTTGTCCTTTCACAGTGGAGTCAAGTGTCTAACACTTTATGTATAGAGGGCAGAAAACCAAACATCATCTCGATATAAAATGGAAACTGGTGTAGGAGGTCCAGATGAGTTTTTACTATTCTTTCAGGATAATGACCTGCATATGGAGGTCTAGGTATTAAAAACTGGccaataaaaatcacagaaggTGATATTATCTTCATCATGACAGTAATCAACTTAAGAGGCAggttaatgtatttttaaatataagctgTTGACCCATGTGTATTCTTGGTGGCAACTATTACTAAAAGTGACTATacgtactttttaaaaatcaagaaacattCCACCGAGTTGACATCCatggaaaaaaatgcttaaaattcagGGTTCACAGACTGACTTTCCTAAAGAACTGAACAACCTTCCATTTCAGGGTCCTGACACTCATTCAACATGACGGCAGTCTTTCCTACAACCGCATCAATTACAGAACGTCACAGGTAAGGCGACCTCCTGTGCAACCAATCCCATAAGCCCTGTGTTTAGTCACGGTGCATTTGGCTGCAAAAACAaggccaaagaaaaaaaaaaatcaggcaccCGTTTAAACTGATTTACACAGTTTTACTGTAAGCCTACACAGACAACCTCAACTAGGGAACAAAGTGCAGCCACAGGACTTCCCTCTCTCACGGAGCCACAGTCTCTTCTGTCTACTTCTCTCTCCTGTCTGCTCCATTCCTCCACGTACCCATCAGCGTGAACTGCACAAAACCCATTCCCAATTTACCATGATCCTACAATCAGACTGGTGAATTACTGCTCACGACACCAAAAGAAAGGCGAGCCCTCTGCGTCCAAGCAGCAGTAACAGGTAAGGTGTGATGGGTGAGGCTTTATAAATTTGACTCTTCATTGATCAAGGGCAGGTTATCAATTTTTTGAGACTATTTCCACCTTATTCATAACCTATCATCCATTTCAGATAGTGGTCTCTCTGCTCTTCACTCTAAGTGCCAGCACAGTGTCTTAAGCTCGGTGTTTTGTTACAAGTATACTCTGTaatgtgatatttaaaaaatactaagtcCAAACAGGTGAAGTCAAACTTGGAAAAGGCAGTGCTTTGCAGATAGCAGGCATTCAGTATTCTTTCAGTGCATAAAAATTTGATTTCTACCATAtacaggcactggggatggaagcACAGACATTATGTTGGACAGACCATAAAATAGTCTTGCTCTCAAGAATCTTAGAGTTGAGCTTTCAAATTTGTTGAGTCATGAATGACAAAAGTAAAAAAGCCAACTAGTACTCAATCTGAAATCTGTAGTCTCTGATAAATTTAGTGCCAGCAATAGCATcccaaataattatatttaataaccTAATTATTGAAATTGTTCTCTGGGCAATGAAACTGGCATGTGCATTAAATATGCAGTGGTGAAGGGAACACTTTAAAGCTAATAGGCCTCGACTCAAATCTGTTCCATCATTCAATGGCTGTGTGGCCTTTGGCAGTTATTCAAtttccctgcctcagtttcctcctctgtaaaatatgGATAATACCACTTATTTTGTATggctgctttgaatttttttgtttttgttttgttgttcttgGATGGCTGCTTTGAGAATTACATTTTTCACTACAGCAGGTAGAAGAGTGCAGGACCACAGTTGGCATTATAATGTGCTGACGTTAAATGGTTATTTATGTAGTAGCTGAAAGACTGAATGATGTTAAACatgcacaaatttttaaaatttagcttcaTTATGACTTCTCAATTGGACAAAATATCTCAAATATGACTTAATTACAAACACAAGACAAAATTCAGACCTTTGTCTTTCCAGAAAGTGTAagaaccaaagaaataaaagctgtCCCTGAAGAGCCAGCCCAGAAAGCCTGTCCCTGCTGCTCAGTCACAGTGAAAACGCCAGGAGCCTAGTGCAGTGAAATGGCATGGAGAAGATGTGCCCTCCTTTTCGGTCCTTCTCATTTCATCATCATCAGCGAACTGCTGAAATGCAAGAGGTCTGTAAAACTTCATAGGTTACTGACAAGTGGGTTTTTCCCTCTTACCTATACTATTTACATATGTGAAAGCTATCACTTAAGTTTGCATCAGAAACTCCGGCGgtccatttttattattctaaagCATTTTGCAATTAAAGGAGTAAAATACCTCTAAAAGACTGCAGTTTTGTACCCTGGAATTTATTCAACCACTCTGTCACGTAAGATACGTAAGCTGGCTTTTCTAGCAACTCCTGGCTTATAGTCTGTAAATTCAGCATTTCCTTAGTTCCTAGGAGCTTTGCAGTTTCTGAAAAGACAAGGCTTCAGGATATTAAAATGACCAAATATTATAAAAGCCCTTACCATGTCACCAGCGCGCCGAGAACTTACCCAGACTGagagcacccatgttgctgctCGAGGCACAGTCTTCGCTCATTTCATTAAACCGCATGTATTCATCGTTCTGGAATAACACAGTGTAGCATTTAGGATCAAATGCgaagaaatgtttccattttatactCTTACCGCTAAGCATAAAATATAAAGAtgacataataaatgtttaaatacttctgattattttatttacaagCAAAACATAAATATCCCTACGTATAAAAAATGATCTTTTAAATGTAGAAGGAGATAGAAGCCTTGAATGTACTAATTCTAGGCAGGAAAGAAAAACTAGGACCGGAAAGCAAAGGGACTGTCTGAAGGCTCGACTTACAAGGCTGTCAGGTGACCTTACCTGCTGAAGGGAAAAGCCAGAGCCACAACCACCAGCACCAAACGGGCCGTGTCTAAACAGGATCTCATTCCATCTAAACGTTTCCCGTAGCCTAGACATTCTCTTATTTAGCCATCCCAGAGAATACACGCATAACGATGAAGAAAAGACATTCTTTGTTGTATCTGAGATCTTCCATAAATGTGGAGGGAAGAAAGTACCTTTTTAGATAAAAGCATTTCTGTTTCAAGAAGAGTGACACGACTTAGAAGATTATTCCAGGTTTTTTCATTCACCATCACTTtgcctttcattttttcttccaaAGATTCCAATCTGCTCTCTATGCAAGTCAGTTTCTTAAGTTTTTCTTGGCATTCAGCAAGCGTAATCCGCAGCGCGGTGATCTCAGCGCTAACTTTCATATCCTAAAATgattagaaacattaaaaatattacataagcTAAAATTCCAATAATTCAGTGTCTCCCATTTCATTGCATTGCTTCAGCAGTTATGGCTGGCAGGACAGCATGAGAGTCAGGGGGCTGCTTCTGGAGGCAGACCACCTGGACACCAACACCAGCTCCTGTGAGACGCCCTGatgactcaatttcctcatcttccaAAAAAAACAGGTGATACGAGTGCCTACTTCATTTGGGGCTtgtaagattaaatgagttaatgtgcATAAAGCTCTCAGAACAGTGCCAGTCAGTACAAATAAAGCCGTAACTAGCTCCTTGTCACCACACGAGGAGAGAGCCAAGAGGAAACAACCGGGAGGCGGCAGCGCATCCAGCCTGTCCGGTCCGCTGTCAGCAGGAAACAAGCCTCACGGCCATCTGGTGGTTTTTATAAATGCCAACTGTATACAGAGATGTATGGAAGTCACAAGACATAGAAGATAGGAAAAGCAGCTTTAACAGGAGCAGCAGAGACTGGACACTGTAATGGTGTCTGTGGCTATAAAGGAATAGAAATGAcattctgagagagagagagacagcacaGAGGACAGCAAGGGCCCAAAAAGGAAACGGAACGACAGTGGtgccccccccctcccccgttCATCAACATGGGGATAGGTGGTGAAGAGCCCTCGCTAAACAAAGtagcatatctttttttttttaagaatcaatgTAGGCAGGTTTTATTTCCCCCCGGGCTTCAGCCCAGATCAGAGAAGCCGACTGTGCGGCCATCGGAGAGCAGCTACGAATCACTGCACCCACGGGGGCCCTTGCTCCTGTCACTCTAGGTGTGACACCAAGAGCTCGTCAccgcttccctccctcctgctcagaTCTTATGTCAACCTCTTCTCAAATGCTCAAGGGAAAGAGCTTTTTATTTAGTCTTTAGTGACAGAGAAGCTCTTTTTGGTGGTTGAGGGAGAGTTGAGAGGAAGAATGGAGGAGATGGTCGGGGACACGTCACTTTCTGGTCTCCAGCGGGTGATGGGCAGTGCTCCGCTGTCTGTGTGGTCACCTTGTAAAGGAGTGTATCTTCATCTCACACGAGGCTGTCAATTCCTTGAAGCCAAGTATTATGTCTTACTCATCACTGCACTGGCCACAACATCCCGCCTAGTGCCCTCGACCTTTAATGACCTTCAGTAACACTTACTGATTCTTGGGTAATAGTAACAAAGGTAGCATGTCGTGATTGATCATTCAGAAGGCCGGAAGTGTTCCAAAGATTAGATGCTGAAATGCTCATGTAAGTCAAAGTGAGAAGTACTGACATCTGCTAAAGAAGTCCACAGTTCTTACCTGCTGCTCACAGTTAATCTCAGAAATCTCTAATTCAGGAATCTCTATTTCAGGAGCCTTTGGGTCACAAGTGTCAAATGCTTCATTAACATGTGTTACTGGACTTGCATCTTCAGGAAGGTTGGCGCTGCCTTCGCTGTACAGGTGGCGGATCACCACAGCTTTCTTCTGCACAAAGACAGACACGTCACAGGGGCGCCCGCGTTCTCCTCACACGGTTGTCTTAAACATACACCatgctatttttcaaaagaaacatccTCTCTCCCGTTTAAGACTTACGGACGTTTCAACTACCACATATGGGAAGCCCAAACAAAAAGCACTGGCTTTATGAGTGGGTCTCATgacccagcccctcagccccaaCACTGAAACAGAAGGCTGCGTTCAGTTATATCAGCTCAGACTGAGAAAGTCCTTACAATGTATTTAATTCTAAGCACGATGATAAAAAAATCCCTGTTTATATAAATTCTAGTTGGGAAAGGACACCAGACACAGCCCTCCCTTCCATGTGGCCCTCATGACGTGGAGCCAACaggcatattttttaaagttac includes the following:
- the CEP44 gene encoding centrosomal protein of 44 kDa isoform X2 → MATGDLKRSLRNLEQVLRSLNYPREVDCVGLVKGDTAASLPIISYSLTSYSPYVAELLLESNVELIAKNDSRFIDTVYKLLRDQFNYKPILTKKQFLQCGFAEWKIQIICDILNCVMKKHKELSCVEKTPSQQRKKINSIKSEPCTSGEKTATEPVGIDVTGRFMTSGKKAVVIRHLYSEGSANLPEDASPVTHVNEAFDTCDPKAPEIEIPELEISEINCEQQDMKVSAEITALRITLAECQEKLKKLTCIESRLESLEEKMKGKVMVNEKTWNNLLSRVTLLETEMLLSKKNDEYMRFNEMSEDCASSSNMGALSLDRKSKGERQAGVPLSSGYSTVSSDSTPRASTVNYCGLREISEETTIQKMERMKKMFEETAELLKCPNHSL
- the CEP44 gene encoding centrosomal protein of 44 kDa isoform X3, with translation MATGDLKRSLRNLEQVLRSLNYPREVDCVGLVKGDTAASLPIISYSLTSYSPYVAELLLESNVELIAKNDSRFIDTVYKLLRDQFNYKPILTKKQFLQCGFAEWKIQIICDILNCVMKKHKELSCVEKTPSQQRKKINSIKSEPCTSGEKTATEPVGIDVTGRFMTSGKKKAVVIRHLYSEGSANLPEDASPVTHVNEAFDTCDPKAPEIEIPELEISEINCEQQDMKVSAEITALRITLAECQEKLKKLTCIESRLESLEEKMKGKVMVNEKTWNNLLSRVTLLETEMLLSKKNDEYMRFNEMSEDCASSSNMGALSLAKCTVTKHRAYGIGCTGGRLTCDVL
- the CEP44 gene encoding centrosomal protein of 44 kDa isoform X1, translating into MATGDLKRSLRNLEQVLRSLNYPREVDCVGLVKGDTAASLPIISYSLTSYSPYVAELLLESNVELIAKNDSRFIDTVYKLLRDQFNYKPILTKKQFLQCGFAEWKIQIICDILNCVMKKHKELSCVEKTPSQQRKKINSIKSEPCTSGEKTATEPVGIDVTGRFMTSGKKKAVVIRHLYSEGSANLPEDASPVTHVNEAFDTCDPKAPEIEIPELEISEINCEQQDMKVSAEITALRITLAECQEKLKKLTCIESRLESLEEKMKGKVMVNEKTWNNLLSRVTLLETEMLLSKKNDEYMRFNEMSEDCASSSNMGALSLDRKSKGERQAGVPLSSGYSTVSSDSTPRASTVNYCGLREISEETTIQKMERMKKMFEETAELLKCPNHSL